AGAAGACAGCAGAGGTAGAGCTTGAGCCTGGGtcttgtgttttgcttttctttttgtattagaTTCACTGCTTCAGAAGAAAACAATACACACAATAGTTACACACAGAGATACAGTATCACTATATCTGTATAACAGCTCTGATTTCTTCTGTCTCCAAACTATAGTAAGATATAATTTTACATTACTACCTGCTGCACATTCACATGTatctaaaatgaaacaaattatacaaaaggatttttttttcacttgggtTGCACCTTGGATATTTTCAATCCTTCTCTATTTCATTAATAAAAGATACTGGCTCCCATTCTTTAAGTTGATTTTACCACCTGCTCATGGGTTACAACctgcaaatgaaaaccactgcagtagagaaaattacaaagaataaagtaaaatcaCCTCACAATTAAAAATTCGTTGTTTTGTTCAAAGAAGCCTGGCAATTCTTCATGGCTGGAGACATGTATCTGAGTTTGCAGAAATGGGAACTAGCTCTTCAGGCTCTGTGAGAAGACATGCACTataatgaaggcacatgtgaaaGGTGACAGAGAAAGGTGCAGATGAATTATCTGGAAGTTCAGAGGGAAAGGGCAATTCTAACTGAGGGACTCAAGAGCTCTTCTTGTAGGAGAACCTGGGATGGGGCAGGGAACCAGAAAAAGGTAAGGAGAATTATGAGTGGTGGCCAGTCCACAGGGAGGACCAAGACCAAGAATGGCAAATGACTTTTCAGTGGTGGGGCCTTTGAGGCCAGCTTATGGGGGGACTTAAAATGCCAAATTGGAGAGGGGTAGATTTTAATCTGTGAAGAGTGTAGGGGAAAGGattaaagaagaggaagaaaaaaacgtATTTGTTGAAATGCTCATAAATATTagtaataaaatgaaagcaataatGAGATATCAGTTTATGCTGGGTACTCTGGCAAATCATGGAAAGCTGAATAATGCTAagtgtgtgaaggaaaagccgggctgggctaacaagataactcataaatctaagtgtaacaagtgacagtttactgatctaagttctgctgggctaactcgtaaatctgaagtttagtgtcagtttactgggctaacaagctaactcgtaaatccaagctcaacaagtgtcagtaacgtgatctgttcctaATAGagaagctccagtgtactgattccttggtTTTGTTGTTCAAGCCtttttggctaatagccccaggcttgtaattaaccctataaaaccccATGCGCACATCtcggaggtgctcagagcttcggagcagaagcccctctgagcccgccggggtaataaatctgagtactccaacccccAGAgaggtgcttgtttcttgactggcctgtcatttccataacaagTGTTGGCCAGGTTGGAGGGCTTAGAAGGTTGGTGCACAGCTGGTGGGGTGTGGCCTAGGGCAGCCATTCTGGAGAGAAGCCTGGTACTTCTGAGGCCAGTTAAGGTTACACATCATAGGAACCAGCAATTctgtttctgggtatttatccaaaagaaattCTTACATGTTCTCTCAGGGAACATGACAAGTATGATGGAGCATTAGAAACAATGTGGGCATTCATCACTGAGAGTGTGAGCAGAGAAAATGTGGTGAATACGCTCCACAGTGTCCTCTGCAGCAATGAGAGACAGTGGATTACATGGACACGTAACTATAAGGACAGATCTTAAACACGTAATTCTGAGGGAAATGAGGCAATAAAGGGAATgagacttaaaaatattatttatgaaaattcaaaatacatgaatatattttgcaatcatatacagaaataaagagATTTTAAACATAGTAGAATGGTTTTCTGTGAGGGAGAGTGGGGAAAAGATAGGGAAAGGAggataaaagaaaattagaaaagcgAGGAAAACCAAAACTGGACAGGGCCTGAAGAGGTGGGTAACATAATCAGAGCTGTGTGTAAAGGAGGCTAATCTCGGGGAGGAAAGGAATCAGAAGTGAGCAGCATCCGAGGGAGGAGGCCGAGTCCCAGGCCTCAGGGACGTAGCAGGTGAGAGCGGCTGAGGGTGAGCATGAAGGAAGCAGCCACAGCAACGAGCTGGGGGGGAGGTTTTGACGTCATGGCACGTGGAAGACCCCCTGAAcgtgggtgggggaaggggtagGAGGTTGTTGCAGCCGAAAGCAATCAAAGGTGTCTTGAGCCCTTCTTGCTGAGTGACTGGGAGACGATGCCACTCTCACAGGAAAGGCAGCCTGGGATGGATTGCTGCTGAGGAGTTCAGGCCACACTGGGACAGAGGTATCGAAGCGGAGAGGCCAATGGCCATGGCCTTCAGGCAGTTGGGAGTGTAGAGACCCAGCTGGATTTCCTTGTTTGCCCAGAAGAGCTAGAGGAACCCCTGGGAGTCCCTGGGAAGAGCTTATAAAGGGATGGCCCAAAGGACAGGCCTCTGAGGGACATCTACACCACTTAGGGAGGGATCTGGTGAGGAAGGGAAGCTAGAGTTCTGTCCTAAAACCAGAAGAAACATTATGAGGAAATTGGACCACATGATTTCCTGGGTCCTTTTCAGCACCGATATCGTATAGTTCTATTAAATAAGTATAGCAAATGTATTAAAGATCCTCAGAttatttgtgatttaaaaaatttagaccAATATTTTAGTAAGATTCTGGAGCCTCATAGTGTATCAGAGAACGCCAAGTTATTTAAACTGTATGAACATTAGTTTTTTGCTTTGTAACATGGTGCTAATTACCTTTTGGGGCTGTTCTGAAGATTTGTAAACTATGCAAGCTATGTTAAGTTGTACATAGTAGATATTCAACAGATGGGAACTATTACTGACTactcttttgtttaaaaattgcCTCAAATTGAAGGGAGACATCTAAATTCAGCCCCAGTGACCATTTCAAGTTTAGAGAAACCAGAGATTTCTGTGCCTCCTTCCATCTCCATCGATTTTTCCAACCTTCAGTCCTGCTGCcatcatttttttattattattattttttaaaatttttgtttgtatgtttgtttgctttttgctgCCACCATTCTTGTTCAGGGCCCTATATGGCTCATAGCAGCCTCCCATTTGGTTTTAGTTTTAATTCTTTGGTGTTCAGTCCTCTGTGCACAGCTCAGCCAGACTAACCTTCTCAAAATATCAGTCTCAACTTGCTCAGGGATCAACCAACAACTCCAGGTTTTATTCTGTTGTGTCCAGTCTCTGCCTAGTTTCAAGGTTCTCCAAGGTTCAGCTCTTTAGGGTGTGGTTAGCCTAGCAGAGAAGCAACCTATCATCAGGCCTCAttaacaaacaaagcaaaacaaacacacacacaccaggatgGGCGTGGAATTTCACCCAGGGGAATGCCTGCTGAAACAGGGACACCTGTTTagtgaattcttttctttttcaatttataAAACTCTCTCTTTAAAGACTTAACTAATACGTGTtgtctaccatgtgccaggcaccaggctAGGCGTTTTGAGATGGTCTATCCCCCCTcctgtttttaaaacattgagcattttttataataaagatttaaaatggaaaaacaaaatggctCATAATCCTACTGTCTAGATTACTTCTGTTGATGCACACATACAATAAAAGTGAGACTTGACTTGAGAGCAAATCCAACAGAActgaaaggaataaaaagaaaagcaaaatcctCTTCTTCCCAGGCTCCTACTTCATTTCCTCTTCATAATGGTAACAACTGTTACAAGTTTCTTATGTGTACTTCCAGAAAAATGTTCTATTTATTTACCAATGTTCTTATATGACAATTTACATGGAAGACACACTGTCctgccttttgtttttaatccacttaatatacatattttatatataagtgaaacatataagtaaaaaatgtatacatatattttatataaaagtaaaaaagcaAAGGGGGGAtctttatatacatgtatatttatatttttatatgaagtCACTCTATATCAACCTTTATAGATATAAAAATGCCTCTGTATcaatcttctttgttctttttaaggaATACAGTTTTCATTTAATGGATGTGTCTTTATTTACATAAAGTCATATTGATATTTGTTTTCCAGATTTTTGCTACTGAAAACACCGTCATGAGTTATTATCCCTGTACGTATAACTTGGGGCTCATTTTCCGTATATCTGCACGGTTATTTTGATAGGTATTACTAAATTGGCCTCCCAGAGTTTTGGTACAACTGGCTCTGGACATTGGGAAACTTTTAaatttggttggttggttatttAGTTCTGAATCTCATGCTCCCTCCTAGACCAGGTGAGCAAAATGTGAAGTATTTTCTGATCTTGCAAACTTTCTTAAGGCGGTGGGCCCTCTTCAGCCCTTAGGAGTCCCTGCTCAGAGCTAAACTTTGAGCTCCTGACTGAATTTTCCTCAGCCAGGTTTTGATTTGGGGTTTGTGTTTCTTTGGTTGATCTTTccccccttttctcttcctttgctaCCTGGATTTTGTGTTTAATGGTTGGGAAGTTGTTGCATTCAGTCTTATTGCATCGTGAggcagcagagaaggaaatgaattGCTGGCCACTCACACAGGACATTGTACCCATGCTCTCtcccttccagcctctggtccttGGCTCTGTAGGCTCAGagatttcattttgttgataagcCAGGGGTGGTGAGCTCTGAGGGACTAGATACCACTGATCAGACTCTCAAGGGACAGATTCATAACCCCCAATAATAATTGCTATCATTCATAGGAATTAGCATTTATTGAATTCCACAGTGCTAattgctttataaatattaatacatGTTACTCGCATAAAAGCTTGATACAATAGGTATTCTTTTCATCGTAATGCTACTAAtaaagaaaatgaggctcagagattaAGGAATTTCCCCCAGGTTTCACTGTTAGTAAATGGGATGTTAAGATCCTAACCTGAATAGTCTGGTTCCAGAACTCATGCTCTTAATTTCCAACGAGAAATGTAACTCATCAGCCCATTAACTCCCTGCAGGCAAATCTATTTGGGAAGCCAAACTGCTGTCAGGAAGCTGGGAAAAGCATGGAGGAAGATGACCTCAGTGGCTGCCATTATTCAGCCAGGATACCATTTCACTCTAAAGGTTGCCTCATTGCAAGAACTAGATATGCTTAGGGTACCATCTGGTACCTGGATGGTCACAACCCCATGTTCTCTCCTCCTCCAACCCCTCTCACCTTATTTCCAGCCCTCTTCTATAATAAGGTTGTTGTGATAAGAAAGTACTTTGTTGTAATCATAGTCTTCTATTACCAGATAAGAAATCCCAGAGTTCACTGAACAGAAAGGCTCATAGGCCAAATGAAGATGTTCAAATCACACAGTTAACTGAGtccatttaaaacataaaacaaggaTCAAGGCGAAAGTGGTGAGTGAAGTTAACATACTTAGAACAGAGTGCAGTGATGGGGGAAGTACAACACAGAATCCACTCCTGGGTTACACGGTGATCTGTCATGTCTTGCTCTAGGGCATCAGCCTTCCCCAGTGATGCTGCACTTAAAAGGACTAGAAATGGGAGTGGGCAAGGGGGCTCAGCAGATAGAAGGTACCTGAAGCCAGTTTACACTTGCTTGATCAGTGAGACACAGGGGCAAGTATGCCTGGCCATAGTTGTAATTCACCAATAACCTGCTGAATAGCTATGGATTTCTCTGTGTTTAGCATGCAGAGGACAATATAGGCAACAGTGGTTATCACCAATGGATGACTGATAGGAGACGTAAACACTGGGTACCTCATGTACCTCACGTGTATTTGACGTGGTGCTTACTTGGTCCTTCCACCCCTTCCTATATCTATGTTGGAAGATGCTCTGTTTATTTAAGTCTACCCTCTCTCATAGGCTGTGCTTACTTATTATCTACAAGGAACTTCTTCTCTTTATTTGTCTATTCCTCCTATTTTCTATAGAATAATTGAATATtcttaaataatacatttaacaCATTATAACAGTCAAGTCAGCTGGGGAGTCTCTTTGGTTCTTGAAGaagattttacatttttctggtcTAATTCTGAAAAAATCTGGCCCTGCCAATCTGTTCATAGTCACCTTTACCCACTGTCTCCTTTGTTCTCTAAATATTGGCTATACTGactccctctcttccccagggaCTATGGAGCATGGAAGAGCTAGATTGGGTGAAATAGGCAATAAATACATCAACTTTGGTTTCTTTGTCACTGTAAGGCTTTCACATAGATAGATTTTACTTTAGCCTTACACAGAGTCTTCTTCTTTGATCCTTGAAGTACTCCTGTGAGAAAGGCAGGAATTCTCAGCCACActaaagatgagaaaattgaactTTGACAAAGTTAAGATTTTCCATGGTTCATATAGCCCAGATTATCTccccatgtctgtctgtctgtctatctatctacctatctatctatcacctTTTTGGGGGAAATTGTACatgcttatttttaaacttctgaacAGTTCAAAAATACTctataaatgtaacaaaaatgaaCACCTATAAATCACTCTTAGATTTTTGTGAACATTCTTGTCGATAATTCTCTATACatccatatatatttgtatatactggtAGTATTCTGCTTTAATGACAATTCAATTCTTTTAGCTCAAGTAGAGAAATAATATGTATATCAATAGCTACAATATGAAGTTCAGAGTAAAagatttcaaaggaagaaaataagaatgtCCTGAAAGATGACAGGAGCATCTAGCCTTCAAGAGGATAATGCTGTTATTAAGAAAAGTAGGGAGCCTGGAGAGGAAAGATAAGGCTTCAGACTGGTCCACCGTGAAGCCTGATTAGCCAGTGGGACACTTAAGTGCCTCTATGACCAGAGTAATGGAAGTAGATGTGCAGATTGGATGGGAACAATTTGTACACGTGTATTCTAGTGGAAGTCCTGGATTCACCCATGGAGGGAAAGTGTTGGCAGCCAGGGCTGGCTTACAGAGAGCACTTGAGTGACTTATGGGTAGAAATGGGAAGGAAAGTATTTTGTTAGCAAATCAGAGATGAAATAGCATTATATTCCTCACTGTTACAGACagttaagaacaacaacaacaaaaaagccattTATTAACACAAAAATGCACAATGCATATTGTATAATTTGGCAATATTCAGAGGCTGGATATGGCTATCAGAGGATTCAGTCATGCCCTATGATAAAAGTATTTTGTGGAATAGACAAGGTGGGAATAAGGATCACTGATAAGTCACTATAAAGAAGATGAATAATTAATAGTTAAAGGACAAGATCTTGGAGAAattcaggaagagaaaagaaacatatcCATTGACTATGaaattcaatattgttaaaaatacaaaacaataatATTTAGTTAAACAAACTgactatattttttattcatacatccttttttttttgccctagATGCTTTGAGGAAATAagctattttatctttttcctcctGTAATATTTTATCCTACaaaaaatttattagaatcattcacctaattttttttccataaagaaagcaaaatttaaCATTACGGTAAATAAGCTAGGGCATTTGTATTCAGATTCCAAATAAttttgtttgattaaaaaaacactGTTACTGAGAccattctcaaactttaatgtgtatCAGAACCAAGCGGAggttgttaaaacacagatttctagGTCTCACCCCCATGAGCTTCTCATGCAATAGGTCTGGGGTAGGTTCAAGATTTtgcttttctaacaagttcctaggTGATCTGATGCTCCTGGATtagagaccacactttgagaaccactaattTAAACAATGGACatgttccctcctcccttccattATTCTTTGGTTTCTCTTCCAACTTTTGATATCTCCTTCTCCAGAGTGTCTCATTAAGGATCAAATATATACAATCTGCGTtgcctttaatttaaaaaaaaaagatatttgaaatcTAAATGCCATCAGTTGCAggtgatattttaatttaaaggGAAGATGAAACACCTTGAACATCCTCTTATTTCTCACCTTGCACATCTTCACAAATGTattcttgccactcccttctggatcctccccctcccctttactGTATGTCTTACTAGGATGCCAGGTGTTCTGCTCCTTCACAGCCTGACACAAGCCTCTCCACTGCCAAGCTTGCCCACTTCCCAGCAGCCAGTGACTTCCGTGGTGTTAGGATTCATAGTAATTCTCATCTGCATTTCTCATACTGAATATATGCCACCATGTACTACTTAGCTGTGCATATAAGTATGTACGTATGCACACATGTATTTTAGACATTATTTTTCTCCCCATTCTGATAGTAAGCTCCTAGAGGGCAAGTCTCACAACCTTTGACTTTCTAGGGTCTCCATTGCTAAGCACCATGTTTTAAACCTAGTTCACCCTCAAGTATTTGATACAAATGAGAGCCACCAAGTGTGGAGACCAATAAAGCAGCAGCTGACTTATCTCTTGGGAGCTGAATTTCTTCTCTAGAATTTCTTCTTGGCTGCATACACAGCCAGATTTAGCTGTAAAATCCTAAGCCTGCAAAACTATAATTGGTTCATAGATGAGAGGTATGGACCTACATTTCAATCATCATCCGGGCAATTTAGAAATGGTAGTATAGAGAATGGCttactataaatttttttttaccatgctGTTATAGGATGATTTGCTTTTGCCTTGTCAAAAACTAAACTGTACTTTCTGTACTGATGGTGGGTATGTTTCTGCCAGTCTCTTATTCTTAATTACAGCAGGAACTAACAGAACAGTGACATGCCTGAGCTTTGTTTCTTGAAGACTTGCTTGCTTTCATGACATTAAGATTCTAGTTTGCTCAGCTTTTATAGAAATTTCATACTTGTTTCTTCTGCATCGGTTATCTTTGCAATGTTGTCACTGAAAGACGGATCTCATGTCTCATAGGTCCTTGACTAAATTCTCCCTTGAAgctggtacacacacacacacacatacacacacacaatactctCAGCAGGTAATTGTGAAGGTCCTTTTAACTTAGCATGAAAAACAGAACCAAGAGTACTTTTCATACATTGGCCAAATAATTCATCAGATATATTTTACATCAGCATCAATGAGCTCTCCTCTGACCTAATTTATCTCAGTTTTGAATAGTTGGTGACTGGATTTGGTTTCACTAGTGCTCTTGCACCTTTTCAAGTGGGGCTCTTAACATCAGAACATCCAATGTGAACTCAGCCATCAAGCTGCCCAGCTAACTCCCTCCTTGCAGGCGCGGGAAGTGAAGCCCAGAGTACTTCTACCACAGCCTGGTCCAAGGACCACAAATGACAGCACGctcaaaagcaaaccaaaaagtGGTTTAAATCTGGAGTACAATAGCCTTTCAGGTTGGTAACAGTGAAGGCAGGCTGGTGAAAAGGCAGCTTTTAGTAACTGGCATGGGTCTTCAAGGCTCTCAGGGGGTTTGGGGAATCACTGCCTCCCAAGCTTCTGACCCCCACTCCAGACAACTGCCAAACGTAAATTTACCTCTACTTTCAGCAGGTGTCCAGCTCCTCTGGTGACTGTGTGGTTGGCCCTAAGAAGGGCCTTTGAGATTGTCACATGTAGCTCAGAAGGGGCAGCTTAGCCTCCGAAGCCATACAGGGTGCGTCCCTGCCGCTTGAGGGCGTACACCACGTCCATGGCAGTGACCGTCTTGCGCTTGGCATGCTCAGTGTAGGTGACGGCGTCccgaatgacgttctccaggaacaCCTTCAGCACACCCCGGGTCTCCTCGTAGATAAGGCCGGAGATCCGCTTGACCCCGCCACGCCGAGCAAGCCGCCGGATGGCGGGCTTGGTGATGCCCTGGATATTGTCTCGCAAGACTTTGCGGTGGCGCTTGGCGCCACCCTTGCCTAAGCCTTTCCCGCCCTTTCCCCTCCCAGACATGGCTGGCTCTGATCTGGAGACAAGTCTGGGGACTGTGAAGGCGGCTTTTCCTCTGATATACAAGAGTATCGGACCAGATTGAAAACCGAAAGCGCGCGGGCGGGAAGCTTCTAAATCGTCCCCGCCCGATAGGCATTTCGTCATTTCTTTTCTGCTGCTTCCCCAACCCTTTTCCACCTCCGCAGCTCCCTCTAACGGACTCTCaccttttatttgtattttatttacttatttattttttgaagtatagttgatctgcaattttatatgtttcaggtgtacaacagtgattcaatattttttatagaCTAGAAtccatttaaagatataaaatattggctatgttctctgtgctgtacaatcatccttgtagcttatttattttatacatagtagtttgtacctcttgatcccCTACCCCTTTCTTGCCCCTTCCCCCTCGTActcttaccttaaaaaaaaaaaaactatttgccAGAGTCCCGGGGAGAATTCGGATCCATATTTCCGGATTCTGCCGCtgtttctgcctctgtctctctccatctgtgGATggagaaaacattaaatttagaCTAATAAGAAAGGTCTTAGTGGAGAAGACCAGAAGAGCAAGTAGAATCCAGAGACGGGAAGCAGAGAGCGCGCCGCCGGCTGTAACCCCCACAGAAGGATCCCAGGCTTCGGGGCGATGGTTACATACAACTGCAGCAATGGAGTTCCCATAATTAGACTGACAGACCCAGGAGGCGAGTTCAAGAGCAGCGGCAGCTGGGATGTGTGTGGAGAGGGAAGCGGGGAGACCGCCACGATTCCCGAGTCTCGTCTCTGTTTTGATTGCTCCTCACCCAGGAGAAACCATATCCTAGGAGAACTGTTCTCACTGTACTGCCAAGCCTTCCCACGGAGGGCAGTGGGTCCAGTGCAC
The sequence above is a segment of the Vicugna pacos chromosome 21, VicPac4, whole genome shotgun sequence genome. Coding sequences within it:
- the H4C14 gene encoding histone H4 encodes the protein MSGRGKGGKGLGKGGAKRHRKVLRDNIQGITKPAIRRLARRGGVKRISGLIYEETRGVLKVFLENVIRDAVTYTEHAKRKTVTAMDVVYALKRQGRTLYGFGG